One window of the Oligoflexus sp. genome contains the following:
- a CDS encoding glycoside hydrolase family 5 protein produces the protein MNLTRFVPLLLILHLSLACAPQDKSRRSPLLLPTATEPAETPLRPADEPTPRPAPAPPQEKPPQPASGRDTIAVMGSGFNLGNLFDRAGQPASRDDIKAIIDLYYAAGFRHVRIPTTWMDGFDGDHLANASAVINTKHPRFLDLVFTIDYALGRSMHVVLNAHHEHWLKKDYQAGSSDVLFGKLWQNIGRYFANYPHELIFEVLNEPEGRFGDFSGTVSPFQAEAIALTRHINAVGYEAIRASAPGNKERIILIMPNAQGNQSLLDEVYPNAETLPAGGRDPYLALSVHTYDPWDFCGQDGSNAKYPGAANIMERIQTTAKHAEKLGLGLNYGEFGVGRKTTQDERNTDLVRQYYRIMGKTIRDHGFSPTLWDDRGWFGLVEKTGNQGWQFRYGLAPAALQ, from the coding sequence ATGAACTTGACCCGCTTTGTCCCGCTGCTCCTGATCCTGCATCTGAGCTTGGCCTGTGCACCTCAGGATAAGTCGCGGCGTTCGCCGCTGCTTTTGCCAACGGCAACAGAACCAGCCGAAACTCCGCTGCGTCCTGCGGATGAACCCACACCTCGGCCAGCACCCGCGCCGCCCCAGGAAAAGCCACCTCAACCCGCCAGTGGTCGTGACACAATAGCCGTGATGGGCAGTGGATTTAATCTGGGAAATCTTTTTGATCGTGCGGGCCAGCCCGCGTCACGCGATGATATCAAGGCCATCATTGACCTTTATTACGCCGCTGGATTTCGTCATGTCCGCATCCCCACGACCTGGATGGATGGCTTCGACGGCGATCACCTGGCCAATGCCAGCGCGGTCATCAACACGAAGCACCCCCGCTTTTTGGATCTTGTTTTTACGATAGATTATGCCCTCGGCCGATCCATGCACGTGGTGCTGAATGCCCATCATGAGCACTGGCTCAAGAAGGATTATCAGGCAGGAAGCTCGGATGTCCTCTTTGGAAAGCTGTGGCAGAACATCGGTCGATATTTTGCGAACTATCCGCATGAACTCATCTTCGAAGTTCTGAATGAGCCCGAGGGACGTTTCGGTGATTTTTCGGGAACGGTCAGTCCCTTTCAGGCTGAAGCCATTGCGCTGACACGTCACATCAATGCCGTGGGTTACGAAGCGATTCGCGCCTCGGCTCCTGGAAATAAAGAACGCATCATCCTGATCATGCCGAACGCCCAGGGCAATCAATCCCTGCTGGATGAAGTCTATCCCAACGCAGAAACCCTGCCCGCCGGCGGGCGCGATCCTTACCTCGCACTCTCAGTTCATACTTATGATCCCTGGGATTTTTGTGGTCAGGACGGATCCAATGCCAAATACCCGGGAGCCGCCAATATCATGGAGCGCATCCAAACCACAGCCAAACACGCTGAAAAGCTTGGGCTTGGATTGAACTACGGGGAATTTGGAGTGGGCCGCAAGACGACTCAGGACGAGCGGAATACCGACCTTGTGCGGCAGTACTATCGGATCATGGGAAAAACCATCCGCGATCATGGTTTCTCACCCACACTTTGGGACGATCGCGGTTGGTTCGGTCTGGTGGAAAAAACAGGCAATCAAGGCTGGCAGTTTCGATATGGATTGGCTCCGGCTGCCTTGCAGTAA
- the maiA gene encoding maleylacetoacetate isomerase has product MQTALTLYHYWRSSCSWRVRWVLALKGVPYESIPVNLLQGEQKAEAYLAVNPSGQVPTLKVGERCLSESMAIIEWLEETYPYEPILPKDPWDRALVREMALMVVAGIQPVQNLKVGRFYSEDQKQREAWNKHFIEEGFQALEKKLAAYPGPFAFGSQLTLADIALVPQVYNALRVGVEMRRFPRIEAIYSHCIKTDECEKAAPHRQPGAQP; this is encoded by the coding sequence ATGCAAACGGCACTGACCCTCTATCACTACTGGCGTTCTTCCTGCTCCTGGCGTGTGCGCTGGGTTCTGGCACTCAAAGGCGTCCCTTATGAATCCATTCCTGTGAATCTTTTGCAGGGTGAACAGAAAGCGGAAGCCTATCTTGCCGTGAATCCCAGCGGACAGGTGCCCACCCTCAAGGTCGGCGAGCGCTGCCTCAGCGAGTCCATGGCCATCATCGAATGGCTCGAGGAAACCTATCCTTATGAACCCATCCTGCCCAAAGATCCCTGGGATCGGGCTCTGGTGCGTGAAATGGCTCTGATGGTGGTGGCCGGTATTCAGCCGGTGCAGAATCTGAAGGTCGGCCGCTTCTATTCCGAGGATCAAAAGCAGCGCGAAGCCTGGAACAAGCACTTTATCGAGGAAGGTTTTCAGGCTCTGGAAAAGAAACTCGCGGCTTATCCGGGACCTTTTGCCTTCGGCTCCCAGCTTACGCTGGCGGATATCGCGCTGGTCCCCCAGGTCTATAATGCTCTGCGCGTCGGCGTGGAAATGCGGCGTTTTCCGCGTATAGAAGCCATCTATTCCCACTGCATTAAAACCGATGAATGCGAGAAAGCGGCTCCGCATCGTCAGCCCGGAGCCCAGCCCTGA
- a CDS encoding patatin-like phospholipase family protein yields the protein MRQYLLYVTAPSRSAAIMAALERLGARKLPDDGALSQNFELNHRLLKGMTMRIHIMTDIDGVTPFLRQHPVDLLVYDERGDDATEAVAAVQHIARDVSSLTQLWGPDFHFPNSRIVTVLKQTPDVDHRVFILGRLNVRDVIVEPEKTALMLRWLRDVLYAGIIRENKVGLALSGGAIEGLLYQAGAILALKHAFEGRSIYTCDVISGISSGSIVGSMVANQIEVEELVRGVMDLTSRYPPFKLSTIFDLAGLHILKRMISSSLKMRRVKLSQWLEATMESIPTGFFKGDKLEAYLHELFVDHGVSDQFDGVKPKLYIGATDQDTFDHVTLGRFPHDRMPISAAIRASCSLPPLFTPKAIGDRWYIDGQVTKSCNLESVVEDGTRLVFVIDPMKPYRATIAGTADIKGGYYGVVQMVKALVSTRFETSLRAVSEQYPDVDFLVFQPDEECARLMAGSPLRARLRIEVIEVAFQSTLRRLRERHRIYSAKTSRYGFELKSIDALRKLENSYKDIIENIGDSI from the coding sequence GGAAGCTTCCCGACGACGGGGCCTTGAGCCAGAATTTCGAATTGAATCATCGTCTGCTGAAAGGCATGACGATGCGCATTCATATCATGACCGACATCGACGGCGTGACCCCTTTTCTGCGGCAGCATCCCGTCGATCTTCTGGTTTATGATGAGCGCGGCGACGATGCGACGGAAGCCGTGGCCGCCGTGCAGCATATCGCCCGCGACGTGAGTTCGCTCACGCAGCTTTGGGGTCCTGACTTTCATTTCCCCAATTCACGCATCGTCACCGTCCTGAAGCAAACGCCGGACGTCGATCACCGGGTCTTTATCCTGGGTCGCCTGAACGTGCGCGATGTGATCGTGGAACCGGAAAAGACCGCGCTCATGCTCCGCTGGTTGCGCGACGTCCTTTATGCCGGGATTATTCGGGAAAACAAGGTCGGGCTGGCCCTGAGCGGCGGCGCGATCGAGGGCCTCCTTTACCAGGCCGGAGCCATCCTGGCTTTGAAACACGCCTTTGAAGGCCGCAGCATTTATACCTGCGACGTGATTTCCGGTATCAGCAGCGGCAGCATCGTCGGCTCCATGGTCGCCAACCAGATCGAAGTCGAGGAACTGGTGCGCGGCGTCATGGATCTCACGTCCCGCTATCCGCCGTTCAAGCTCTCCACCATCTTCGATCTGGCCGGCCTGCACATTCTGAAGCGGATGATCAGCAGCTCTTTGAAAATGCGCCGCGTGAAGCTCAGCCAATGGCTGGAGGCCACGATGGAATCCATTCCAACCGGCTTTTTCAAAGGCGATAAGCTCGAAGCCTATCTGCACGAACTCTTTGTGGATCATGGTGTCAGCGATCAATTCGATGGCGTCAAACCCAAGCTCTATATCGGCGCCACGGATCAGGACACCTTCGATCATGTGACCCTCGGCCGCTTTCCGCACGATCGCATGCCCATAAGCGCTGCGATCCGCGCCTCCTGTTCCCTGCCGCCACTTTTTACGCCCAAGGCCATCGGTGACCGTTGGTATATAGATGGGCAGGTGACCAAGAGCTGCAATCTGGAATCGGTGGTCGAGGATGGTACCCGCCTTGTTTTCGTCATAGATCCGATGAAGCCCTATCGGGCCACGATCGCGGGCACGGCGGATATCAAGGGCGGTTACTATGGGGTCGTCCAGATGGTGAAAGCCCTGGTTTCCACGCGTTTTGAAACCTCGCTTCGCGCGGTCTCCGAACAGTATCCCGATGTGGATTTTCTGGTCTTCCAGCCCGATGAGGAATGCGCCCGACTCATGGCCGGCTCGCCTCTTCGGGCGCGCCTTCGCATCGAGGTGATTGAAGTGGCGTTCCAGAGCACGCTGCGAAGGCTGCGGGAGAGGCATCGCATCTATTCTGCCAAGACGAGTCGTTATGGATTTGAGCTCAAGAGCATAGATGCCTTGCGCAAACTTGAGAATTCATACAAAGACATCATTGAGAATATCGGCGATTCCATCTAA